Proteins co-encoded in one Nostoc sp. C052 genomic window:
- a CDS encoding NAD-dependent epimerase produces MSSILVTGVAGFIGFSLCQKLLSKGDTVVGLDNLNDYYDVKLKCDRLEQLRENKNFSFYKLNLADREDIAKLFRDHQFDIVVNLAAQAGVRYSIKNPHAYTDSNLSGFINILEGCRHSQVKHLVFASSSSVYGANTKIPFSVNDNVDRPISLYAATKKANELMAYTYSHLYCLPATGLRFFTVYGPWGRPDMAYYSFTKSILAGKPINVFNYGNMQRDFTYVDDIIEGVVRVIDKIPTSDLDANTPPYKIYNIGNNQPVELLHFIEVLENHLGKKVQKNFLPMQPGDVPITYADVDDLVRDIGFRPSTSIEVGLEKFTSWFKSYYGI; encoded by the coding sequence ATGAGTTCTATTCTAGTTACAGGTGTAGCAGGTTTCATTGGTTTTTCCCTATGTCAAAAACTGCTATCTAAAGGCGATACAGTTGTAGGCTTAGATAATTTAAACGATTATTATGATGTTAAACTCAAATGCGATCGGCTTGAGCAACTACGGGAAAACAAGAACTTTAGCTTTTATAAATTAAATCTAGCAGATCGAGAAGACATAGCTAAATTATTTAGAGATCATCAGTTTGATATTGTAGTCAACTTAGCTGCTCAAGCAGGTGTGCGCTACTCCATTAAAAATCCCCATGCTTATACAGACAGCAATCTAAGCGGTTTCATTAATATTTTGGAAGGTTGCCGTCATTCCCAAGTCAAACATTTAGTATTTGCTTCTTCAAGTTCCGTATACGGAGCAAATACCAAGATTCCCTTTTCAGTAAATGATAATGTTGATCGCCCCATCAGCCTCTATGCCGCCACAAAAAAAGCTAATGAACTAATGGCATACACCTATAGTCATCTATATTGCCTTCCAGCTACAGGACTACGCTTTTTTACAGTATATGGACCTTGGGGTCGTCCTGATATGGCTTACTATTCCTTTACAAAATCCATCTTGGCAGGTAAACCAATTAACGTATTCAATTATGGCAACATGCAACGAGACTTTACTTACGTTGACGATATTATTGAAGGTGTGGTGAGAGTTATTGATAAAATCCCTACATCAGATTTAGATGCAAACACTCCTCCTTACAAAATTTATAATATCGGCAATAATCAACCCGTAGAATTACTACACTTTATTGAAGTGTTAGAAAATCATTTGGGTAAAAAAGTACAGAAAAATTTTTTGCCAATGCAGCCTGGTGATGTTCCAATCACATATGCTGATGTTGATGATCTCGTTCGAGATATCGGGTTCAGACCGAGTACATCAATTGAAGTAGGATTAGAGAAATTTACATCGTGGTTCAAATCTTATTATGGCATTTAG
- a CDS encoding glycoside hydrolase domain-containing protein translates to MERIGVTDRYGGSTNITLYAARGEYEPFQIGIQAYGTRLSNVNVSISDLSSPNNNIIPNSNITLYREHYVYVNNPSPHREGTNKPSGKGWYADGLIPFVDPLKKRDMTGASLDAVPFNLDAGKNQPIWVDIFVPRDSLAGQYRGTFTVTSDQGKSTGQINLRVWDFELPIQPSLSSAFLFYGDQTKQASEEILRHKLNPQFNSNPKPKLERELIDRWGFKSVNLGFWSGAELGNCRMSQAPSVADILAEAVLHQPDLFKYVYSADEISNCRNLYEPMKKWGYAIHKAGFANLVVMPPVPDLYDDGSGTGRSAVDVWVVLPNDYEKFANRISQVLQKGDQVWSYNSLVQDDYSPKWQIDFAPLNFRIQPGFLSQSLGLTGLLYWRVDLWTRDPWNDIHTFFVKNDNNRFYPGDGMLVYPGEEVGVKGVVPSIRLKWLREGVEDYEYVEILKNLGQTDRALKVSKLVGRDWRNWTQDPQVLESARRQLGEEIERINIS, encoded by the coding sequence ATGGAGCGAATTGGAGTCACAGATCGATATGGAGGCTCAACTAATATTACACTGTACGCTGCTCGTGGAGAATATGAACCATTTCAAATTGGTATTCAGGCATATGGTACCAGGCTTAGTAATGTCAATGTTTCTATTTCCGATTTGAGCAGTCCAAACAATAATATTATTCCAAATAGCAACATCACGCTTTATAGAGAACATTATGTTTATGTCAACAATCCCAGCCCACACCGTGAAGGAACTAATAAACCTTCAGGTAAAGGCTGGTATGCTGATGGATTGATTCCTTTTGTAGATCCATTAAAAAAACGAGATATGACTGGTGCCAGTTTGGATGCTGTTCCATTTAATCTAGATGCTGGCAAGAATCAGCCTATTTGGGTTGATATATTTGTGCCTCGTGATTCGCTTGCAGGTCAATATAGGGGCACATTTACCGTTACCAGCGATCAAGGTAAAAGCACTGGTCAGATCAATTTAAGAGTATGGGACTTTGAATTACCTATACAGCCGTCACTCAGTTCCGCTTTTTTGTTTTATGGAGATCAAACTAAACAAGCATCAGAGGAAATTCTCAGGCATAAGCTTAATCCCCAATTCAATTCTAATCCCAAGCCAAAGTTAGAACGGGAACTCATTGATCGATGGGGTTTCAAGTCAGTTAATTTAGGTTTTTGGAGTGGAGCCGAGCTTGGCAACTGTCGGATGTCTCAAGCTCCATCGGTAGCGGATATTCTAGCTGAGGCTGTACTTCATCAACCAGATTTATTTAAGTATGTTTATTCCGCAGACGAAATTAGCAATTGTAGAAATCTCTATGAGCCTATGAAGAAGTGGGGGTACGCTATTCATAAAGCTGGATTTGCAAACTTGGTTGTGATGCCTCCCGTTCCTGATCTCTATGATGATGGATCGGGAACAGGGCGTTCAGCCGTTGATGTTTGGGTTGTCTTGCCAAATGATTATGAAAAGTTTGCCAATCGTATCTCGCAAGTTTTGCAAAAGGGAGATCAAGTTTGGTCTTATAACTCCCTGGTACAAGATGATTATTCACCTAAATGGCAGATTGATTTTGCACCCCTTAATTTCAGAATTCAGCCCGGTTTTCTTAGTCAGAGTTTGGGACTGACAGGATTGTTATACTGGCGAGTTGATCTGTGGACTCGTGATCCCTGGAACGATATTCATACCTTTTTTGTTAAAAATGATAATAATCGTTTCTACCCAGGTGATGGGATGTTGGTCTACCCTGGAGAGGAAGTTGGGGTTAAAGGTGTGGTTCCGTCTATAAGGCTGAAATGGTTGAGAGAGGGCGTTGAGGACTATGAATATGTAGAGATACTGAAAAATTTAGGTCAAACTGACCGAGCATTAAAGGTTAGTAAGTTAGTTGGGCGTGATTGGCGCAATTGGACACAAGATCCCCAAGTTCTTGAATCAGCACGGCGTCAATTGGGTGAAGAAATAGAGAGAATAAATATATCGTAA
- a CDS encoding glycosyltransferase family 2 protein has protein sequence MIVNFPSVSLAIPIYNEADCIEKVVRSFLKTSYPNLIEVMIADGGSTDGTQNIIQSLSKEDSRVQLLHNSQKIQSAGLNLILQHCTGDIFLRADAHSDYASDYIEKCVEVVLESKALNIGGATRFAAKTPFQAGVALASKSVLGGGSVKHRNPDYDGYADTLFPGCFWKKTLQAVSGYSTNAITNEDAELNLRLQKLFVDMNQIQNQDAEFQHNLMGKTYGAVYVSSKIKVWYYPRNTWKSLLIQYFKYGRGRYLTTVKYPKSAPIRGKLPFLAISGITIIVIISCFVQFLQLFIKLLMIVIFLSMIIEGLRVNWKFRKNFNQEVWRGDKNQVPSFLSCWFYSVVALQTMLIAHFGGYAYQKFRQNILKINGW, from the coding sequence ATGATAGTTAATTTTCCTTCTGTCTCCCTTGCTATTCCTATTTACAACGAAGCAGATTGTATAGAAAAAGTCGTGCGTTCATTTCTTAAAACATCTTATCCAAACTTAATTGAAGTGATGATTGCAGACGGTGGGAGTACTGATGGTACTCAGAACATCATTCAAAGTCTTTCAAAAGAAGATTCACGAGTGCAGCTTTTGCATAATTCTCAAAAAATTCAATCTGCGGGTCTCAATTTAATTCTGCAACATTGTACAGGTGATATTTTTCTTAGAGCAGATGCTCACTCAGATTATGCATCTGACTACATTGAAAAATGTGTGGAGGTAGTTCTGGAATCCAAAGCGCTCAATATAGGTGGAGCAACTCGTTTTGCTGCTAAAACACCTTTTCAAGCAGGAGTAGCACTAGCATCAAAAAGTGTTTTAGGAGGGGGAAGTGTTAAGCATCGCAATCCTGATTATGATGGCTATGCTGACACACTTTTTCCTGGTTGTTTCTGGAAGAAAACTTTACAAGCAGTATCTGGATACAGTACTAATGCAATAACCAATGAAGATGCTGAATTGAATCTGAGATTGCAGAAGCTGTTTGTTGATATGAATCAAATCCAAAATCAAGATGCTGAATTTCAGCATAACTTGATGGGTAAAACTTACGGAGCAGTTTATGTGAGTTCTAAAATTAAAGTCTGGTACTATCCTAGAAATACATGGAAATCTTTGTTAATTCAATATTTTAAGTACGGAAGAGGTCGATACCTGACAACCGTCAAGTATCCTAAATCTGCACCAATCCGAGGAAAATTACCATTTCTAGCAATTTCTGGAATTACTATTATTGTAATAATCAGTTGTTTTGTGCAATTTTTACAACTTTTTATAAAATTGTTAATGATAGTTATTTTTTTATCCATGATAATAGAAGGATTGCGAGTAAATTGGAAATTTAGAAAAAACTTTAATCAAGAAGTTTGGCGTGGTGATAAAAATCAAGTTCCTTCTTTTCTTAGTTGTTGGTTTTATTCTGTAGTCGCTTTACAGACAATGTTAATTGCTCATTTTGGAGGATATGCTTACCAAAAATTTCGTCAGAATATTTTAAAAATTAATGGTTGGTAA
- a CDS encoding glycosyltransferase — MKIWIITMAFPCPSEIFACNDVMALRRTGVKIAVHGLRPKHRLFSQLVAERGLTDIWITHNSIINTLHGVWVGLTQPLLLIYFILWILKHSWKRPINLFKSLILVPCSLQIYDSARRHNPDVVHLYWSHFPSLVGYLIQNRLPKIVVSISFVAHDVHYPEFDSKDSYTGSVARNADLIQTITLANIPAIEKYDILKEKIVLSYHGLDFNKIPAKKEKIKRRIVTAGRLTHQKGFDDVLKAFSQVLSNWSDACLVILGDGPERKKLEALAHSLGISHAVDFRGFVTHDEIFEEMARTEVFLFMSKAIEERLPNVVKEAMACHCLCVVSRTPGIEELVTDKVHGYIVQQGDVDSVVKQVRQAFSHPEEMSHMTEIAYQHLKTNFDINYIMINLRELWQQQILMKQAVYLSQDS, encoded by the coding sequence ATGAAAATCTGGATCATCACTATGGCATTTCCATGTCCATCAGAAATTTTTGCTTGTAATGATGTTATGGCTCTGCGAAGAACTGGCGTGAAAATCGCGGTACACGGTCTTCGCCCTAAACACCGACTATTTTCACAGCTAGTCGCAGAACGAGGTTTAACAGATATATGGATTACCCATAACTCCATAATAAATACTTTGCATGGGGTGTGGGTTGGTTTAACACAACCGCTACTCTTAATTTATTTTATTTTATGGATCTTAAAACATTCTTGGAAAAGACCGATTAATCTCTTTAAGAGTTTAATTCTTGTTCCTTGCAGTCTACAGATATATGATTCTGCCCGACGGCACAATCCAGATGTTGTTCATTTATACTGGTCTCATTTTCCTTCTCTAGTTGGATACCTAATACAAAATAGGCTACCTAAAATCGTTGTATCAATATCATTTGTTGCTCATGATGTTCATTACCCAGAGTTTGACTCAAAGGATTCTTATACTGGGTCTGTTGCCCGGAATGCCGATCTGATTCAAACAATTACACTCGCAAATATTCCTGCAATTGAAAAATATGACATACTCAAAGAAAAGATTGTATTGTCTTATCACGGACTCGATTTCAATAAGATCCCAGCAAAAAAAGAAAAAATTAAGCGACGTATTGTTACTGCGGGAAGATTAACTCACCAGAAGGGATTTGATGATGTATTGAAAGCTTTTAGCCAAGTTTTGAGCAATTGGTCTGATGCATGTCTTGTAATCTTAGGAGATGGGCCAGAACGAAAAAAGTTAGAAGCTTTAGCCCACTCTCTTGGAATTAGCCATGCTGTTGATTTTCGAGGTTTCGTTACTCACGATGAAATTTTTGAGGAGATGGCAAGAACAGAAGTTTTTCTATTTATGTCAAAAGCAATAGAAGAAAGACTTCCGAATGTAGTGAAGGAAGCAATGGCTTGTCACTGTTTATGTGTTGTAAGTCGCACACCTGGGATTGAAGAACTTGTTACTGATAAAGTACATGGCTATATTGTCCAACAAGGTGATGTGGACAGTGTGGTTAAGCAAGTTCGACAGGCGTTCTCACATCCAGAGGAAATGAGTCATATGACTGAAATCGCCTATCAACATCTTAAAACTAACTTTGATATCAATTACATAATGATAAATCTCCGAGAACTATGGCAACAGCAAATCCTTATGAAACAGGCAGTATATTTATCTCAAGACTCTTGA
- a CDS encoding IS630 family transposase, with translation MSVEQELLKVMVTKQSDIYLREIQEAVKERTEIDVSISSLSRTLKRLKLNRKKTLVSIEQTTERVQTLRYEFRLWLDTIDVKNLIFIDETGVNMAITRRYARSIDGGRIYDERPGNKGKNITVIGAMSDEGLIANMTFPGSLNTASFLVFIEQILLPQLWIGAIIFMDNLPVHYAATAKSLIESVGEKVKFLPPYSPDLSPIELCWSKLK, from the coding sequence TTGAGTGTTGAGCAAGAATTGTTAAAGGTAATGGTGACAAAGCAAAGCGATATATATTTGCGAGAAATTCAAGAAGCCGTAAAAGAGCGCACAGAAATAGACGTAAGTATATCCAGTTTATCCCGCACTCTTAAACGCTTAAAATTAAATCGGAAAAAAACTTTAGTATCGATTGAGCAAACTACAGAAAGAGTACAAACATTGCGCTATGAATTTCGACTTTGGCTAGATACTATAGATGTCAAAAACCTGATATTTATTGATGAAACAGGTGTAAATATGGCTATAACAAGACGTTATGCTAGGAGTATTGACGGTGGAAGAATCTATGATGAGCGACCAGGTAATAAAGGCAAAAACATCACCGTAATTGGAGCTATGAGTGATGAGGGATTAATTGCCAATATGACTTTTCCAGGTAGTCTAAACACTGCTAGCTTTTTAGTTTTTATTGAGCAAATATTACTACCTCAGTTATGGATTGGAGCAATTATATTCATGGATAATTTACCCGTGCATTATGCTGCAACTGCAAAATCTTTAATAGAATCTGTTGGAGAAAAGGTTAAGTTTTTGCCTCCATACTCACCTGATTTATCGCCAATTGAGTTATGTTGGTCAAAGTTAAAATAA
- a CDS encoding helix-turn-helix domain-containing protein, with protein sequence MAAYSIDLRQKILSAWQNKEGSQRELAKRFKVSLSFIRDFLRRYRETAEIAARPQGGDRRSKLNSVEC encoded by the coding sequence ATGGCAGCATATTCAATTGACTTACGACAAAAGATATTAAGTGCGTGGCAAAACAAAGAAGGTAGCCAAAGGGAATTAGCAAAACGATTTAAAGTCAGTTTGTCGTTCATTCGTGACTTTTTACGTCGGTATCGAGAGACGGCAGAGATTGCTGCCAGACCCCAAGGAGGAGACCGCCGCTCGAAGCTTAATAGTGTTGAGTGTTGA
- a CDS encoding O-antigen ligase produces the protein MSINTTRNWLIYYQGLLAIGGIFIFFTRLDGYLTVNQLLISPVGLILPYSIFTIPLFIRERGKYPSRSVFCWCLGYFIVTFLSYSFFPKSEFSLRAFIDRSFSSLFLLVTTFLFADQRVQSWTRYALIAATGMGVFNNFYQILNPSAFGGLVEGRAVGLYLDPNDCANTLILGMIVTVGSFPKKLRIPWILIVGFGVVLTFSRGGILGWIFVVIMIHLTRVISFQKSLLCILVMGMLLFFVVQLGSEWIGDSSNIYKQLDSTALKRVESIIGGDEVLEDSSSMERKEVAEKGWEMFVERPIFGYGIGSTFDYSNTHFSVSTHNMFLLYAAEYGIIGIPILPLAIYAVIHRARGDTRKLGIIFAVFILLISLFSHTILSLNNYLIPFALMAVMSEKS, from the coding sequence ATGTCGATTAACACAACACGTAACTGGCTAATTTACTACCAGGGCCTTCTAGCTATTGGTGGAATTTTTATATTTTTTACACGTTTGGATGGGTACTTAACAGTAAATCAACTTCTAATTAGTCCTGTAGGATTGATATTGCCCTACTCTATCTTCACGATTCCTTTATTTATTCGAGAAAGGGGTAAATATCCATCCCGCTCAGTCTTTTGCTGGTGCTTGGGTTATTTTATTGTTACTTTTCTTTCCTATTCATTTTTCCCTAAATCTGAATTTTCACTACGAGCATTTATAGATCGATCTTTTTCATCTCTCTTCTTACTGGTAACAACTTTTTTATTCGCAGATCAACGAGTTCAAAGTTGGACAAGATATGCCCTCATAGCCGCCACAGGGATGGGAGTTTTCAATAATTTCTACCAAATCCTTAATCCCTCTGCCTTTGGTGGTCTTGTAGAGGGTCGAGCAGTAGGTCTTTATCTCGATCCCAACGATTGTGCAAATACATTGATACTTGGCATGATTGTGACAGTGGGATCGTTTCCAAAAAAATTACGTATTCCTTGGATACTGATAGTTGGCTTTGGCGTTGTTTTGACTTTCTCACGCGGAGGAATTTTGGGTTGGATTTTTGTAGTCATCATGATACATCTAACTCGTGTCATTTCTTTTCAAAAATCTCTGTTATGTATTTTAGTTATGGGAATGCTTCTGTTTTTTGTTGTCCAATTGGGATCTGAATGGATTGGAGACAGTTCAAATATTTATAAACAACTTGATTCCACTGCGCTTAAAAGAGTCGAAAGCATAATAGGTGGAGATGAAGTTTTGGAAGATTCTTCAAGTATGGAACGTAAAGAAGTTGCAGAAAAAGGCTGGGAAATGTTTGTAGAACGTCCAATATTTGGCTATGGAATTGGCTCAACATTCGATTATAGCAACACTCATTTTTCTGTGTCAACTCATAATATGTTTTTGCTATATGCAGCTGAATATGGAATTATTGGAATTCCCATTTTGCCATTAGCAATATATGCCGTAATCCATCGTGCTCGTGGTGATACACGCAAGCTCGGAATCATTTTTGCCGTATTTATTTTGTTGATCAGCCTCTTTTCCCATACGATTTTATCTCTGAATAATTATCTAATTCCATTTGCGTTGATGGCTGTGATGAGTGAGAAAAGTTAA
- a CDS encoding glycosyltransferase: protein MKKIVFLIRSLARSGGGGAEKQLTTLAKGLSLKGYDVSVLCFYPDTNSEIDFSGTSIKLISLGKQSRWDMAGFFGRLFQQLKSIQPDVLHSYLPDSNIVTIFLKPFFPTTKMVWGIRHSNWGDSQLNIERGKKLSKWVRSTLYIEQKLAQFADLIIANSHAGQKYHLSQGFPAESMIVISNGIDVDHFQPDLKTGKTIRQEWGISANMILIGIIGRLHPMKDHSTFLKAAALVIQERQDVRFICVGGEEQQDYARELYELTNVLGITEQVIWAGARVDMPEVYNALNILVSVSAFGEGFSNAIGEAMAFGKPCVVTDVGDSALIVGNQGIVVPPNDVQALKTAVMQLIAELNTGNYTQSKIRQRIVENFSVLQLIIKTENTLLSLFDDSA, encoded by the coding sequence ATGAAAAAAATTGTTTTCCTGATTAGATCCCTTGCTCGCTCCGGTGGTGGCGGTGCAGAAAAACAATTAACGACCCTAGCAAAAGGCTTAAGCCTTAAAGGCTATGATGTGAGTGTTTTATGCTTTTATCCAGATACTAATTCAGAAATAGACTTCAGTGGAACATCGATCAAACTTATATCTTTAGGGAAGCAAAGCCGTTGGGATATGGCTGGTTTCTTTGGCAGGTTGTTTCAACAATTAAAGTCTATTCAACCTGATGTGTTACATAGCTATTTACCGGATTCTAATATAGTAACGATTTTCTTAAAACCTTTTTTCCCTACTACTAAGATGGTTTGGGGAATTCGGCATTCTAATTGGGGAGATTCTCAACTGAATATAGAAAGAGGTAAGAAACTTTCTAAATGGGTAAGGTCAACTCTTTATATCGAGCAGAAATTAGCTCAGTTTGCCGATCTAATCATTGCAAATTCCCACGCAGGTCAAAAATATCATCTATCCCAAGGCTTCCCAGCAGAAAGCATGATCGTGATTTCCAATGGAATTGATGTAGATCACTTTCAACCTGACCTGAAAACAGGCAAAACCATTCGTCAAGAATGGGGCATTTCAGCTAATATGATTTTAATTGGAATAATCGGACGACTTCATCCGATGAAAGATCATTCAACGTTTCTGAAAGCTGCCGCCTTAGTTATTCAAGAGAGACAAGATGTGCGTTTTATTTGTGTTGGCGGAGAAGAGCAACAAGATTATGCAAGAGAACTCTACGAACTAACTAATGTGCTTGGTATTACTGAGCAGGTGATCTGGGCAGGAGCACGGGTAGACATGCCTGAGGTATATAACGCACTAAATATTCTTGTTTCTGTGTCTGCTTTTGGGGAAGGATTTTCCAATGCTATTGGTGAAGCAATGGCTTTCGGAAAACCATGTGTAGTTACAGATGTGGGTGATTCTGCATTGATTGTGGGTAACCAGGGGATCGTCGTCCCACCTAACGATGTACAAGCCTTGAAAACTGCTGTGATGCAATTAATCGCGGAGTTGAATACTGGGAATTACACTCAGTCCAAAATCCGACAGCGAATTGTTGAAAATTTTTCAGTGCTACAACTTATAATTAAGACAGAGAATACCCTCTTGAGTTTATTTGATGACAGTGCATAA
- a CDS encoding glycosyltransferase family 4 protein — protein sequence MRIILIIPELSSGGAERVLVLLAKGFLQRDHSVSVLTMSNDDADFYSLPTGVKRIALNLRYKSATPLHALWNTVVRLVCLRKAIQSTQPDVVISFMPQMNILTALALFRTNYAVIATQHSSAKMFPCGQPWELLRHATYPQLQKVVSVSQDVDDEFSWLPKGKRAVISNPFLPIKRTHVQIDYPNKVDPDKKWIVAMGRLINAKGFDLLLAAFEKIADRYPDWDLLILGEGELKLELENLRDRLKLSESVVFTGAISNPFPLLQRAKLFVLASRTEGFPMALGEALACGLPVISTNCSSGIREVMRDGIDGILVPNQDVGALAAAMDRLMSDEAERNRLATRAPEVVERFSLDKVLDRWETLIVEVLQNTHN from the coding sequence ATGCGAATAATACTAATCATTCCGGAGTTGTCAAGTGGTGGTGCAGAAAGAGTTTTAGTCTTATTAGCAAAAGGATTTTTGCAGCGAGACCATAGCGTTTCAGTTCTCACGATGTCGAATGATGATGCTGACTTTTATTCATTACCAACAGGGGTTAAACGTATTGCCCTTAACCTGCGGTACAAATCGGCTACTCCACTCCATGCACTATGGAATACTGTTGTCCGACTCGTTTGCTTGAGAAAGGCCATTCAGTCAACTCAACCTGATGTAGTAATTTCTTTCATGCCCCAAATGAATATTCTGACTGCGCTGGCGCTATTTCGAACCAACTATGCTGTGATTGCTACTCAGCATAGCAGTGCAAAAATGTTTCCCTGTGGGCAACCCTGGGAACTGCTACGCCATGCGACCTATCCACAGTTACAAAAAGTGGTCAGCGTTAGTCAGGACGTAGATGATGAATTTAGTTGGTTGCCAAAGGGAAAAAGGGCAGTAATCTCCAATCCATTTCTGCCAATTAAGCGGACTCACGTTCAAATCGATTATCCAAATAAAGTTGATCCTGATAAGAAATGGATTGTAGCTATGGGACGGCTGATTAATGCAAAAGGCTTTGATTTGTTGCTGGCTGCGTTTGAGAAGATTGCAGATCGATACCCAGACTGGGATCTTCTAATTTTAGGAGAAGGGGAGCTTAAGCTTGAACTCGAAAACTTGCGGGATCGTTTGAAGCTATCAGAAAGTGTGGTGTTTACAGGAGCTATCAGCAATCCATTCCCACTATTGCAACGTGCCAAACTATTTGTGCTGGCATCCCGAACTGAAGGATTTCCGATGGCACTGGGAGAAGCGCTTGCTTGTGGTTTACCTGTAATTTCAACTAACTGCTCCAGTGGCATCCGAGAGGTGATGCGGGATGGGATCGATGGCATCTTAGTGCCTAATCAAGATGTCGGAGCATTAGCAGCTGCGATGGATCGCTTAATGTCAGATGAAGCAGAACGAAATCGCCTTGCAACTCGTGCGCCAGAAGTGGTTGAGCGATTCAGTTTAGATAAAGTCCTAGACCGATGGGAAACACTAATAGTTGAAGTCCTACAGAACACTCACAATTAA
- the murJ gene encoding murein biosynthesis integral membrane protein MurJ — MKTFQIRWLIKSWKEFTSHSINRQIFSAAIVVTTCTILVKVVAFYKESIVAWKFGTNDFLDAFLIATVVPNFIVNVIAGSLNEALIPTYIKIRDHESLKESEELLSGTFLCSLVLLAIMTLLIIATACFYFPWMTLGFNDEKLALTYKLFYVITPVVVFSGIITLFSAILNAGERFILTSLSPVLTPAATIILLLLFGQLLGIFALAIGLIVGTILEVIFLWVVLYRRGFVLRPKWFGLTPALHKVVKQYSPAMMGALLMCSSVLVDQSMAAMLAPGSVAALNYASRVSFIPLMLGGTAISTAVIPYLSKMVASSDWQGINHTLKSYLKLIFLITVPFTGLLVLLSEPIVQLLFQRGAFTVEETHLVAQILSASALQIPFYIAGIFVVKVLISMCLNHISMWVSVFNLLINIVLNYLFMQWLGIQGIALSTSCVYLFSFCYVYFFVNKNLSKLLTVN; from the coding sequence ATGAAAACTTTTCAAATACGGTGGCTTATTAAATCTTGGAAAGAATTCACTAGCCATTCTATCAACCGCCAGATTTTTAGTGCTGCTATTGTGGTTACTACATGCACAATATTAGTAAAAGTCGTTGCCTTTTATAAAGAATCGATTGTCGCCTGGAAGTTTGGAACGAATGATTTTTTAGATGCATTTTTAATCGCTACAGTCGTCCCTAACTTTATTGTTAATGTCATTGCAGGCTCGTTAAATGAAGCACTGATCCCAACCTATATAAAAATTCGAGATCACGAAAGTCTGAAGGAATCAGAAGAACTTCTTTCTGGTACATTCCTTTGCAGTCTGGTGCTACTAGCAATTATGACTCTATTAATCATCGCAACTGCTTGTTTCTATTTCCCTTGGATGACACTAGGATTTAACGATGAAAAATTAGCTCTAACCTATAAGCTTTTCTACGTTATCACGCCAGTAGTTGTATTTAGCGGAATTATCACACTCTTTAGTGCCATATTGAATGCAGGAGAAAGGTTTATATTAACATCTTTATCACCCGTTCTGACACCAGCAGCGACAATTATATTATTACTTCTATTTGGGCAGTTACTAGGGATTTTTGCTTTAGCCATTGGGCTAATCGTGGGTACAATCTTAGAGGTGATATTTTTATGGGTTGTTCTTTATCGACGGGGTTTTGTGCTACGACCCAAGTGGTTTGGCTTGACTCCAGCCTTACATAAAGTTGTGAAACAGTACTCACCAGCAATGATGGGGGCACTTTTAATGTGCAGCTCTGTCTTAGTAGATCAGTCGATGGCGGCAATGTTAGCACCTGGAAGTGTCGCCGCTCTCAATTATGCGAGTCGGGTGAGTTTTATCCCCTTAATGTTAGGAGGAACTGCAATCAGTACTGCGGTTATTCCCTATCTTTCAAAAATGGTTGCATCGAGTGATTGGCAAGGAATTAATCATACCTTAAAGTCCTATCTCAAATTAATTTTCCTGATTACAGTTCCTTTTACAGGGCTTTTGGTGCTTCTGTCTGAGCCAATTGTCCAGCTACTTTTCCAACGAGGTGCTTTTACTGTCGAAGAAACTCATTTAGTTGCACAAATTCTATCTGCCTCTGCACTACAAATTCCTTTTTACATTGCAGGTATTTTTGTTGTCAAAGTGCTGATATCTATGTGCTTGAATCACATCTCAATGTGGGTATCAGTCTTTAATTTGCTAATTAATATAGTTTTAAACTATTTATTCATGCAATGGTTGGGAATTCAGGGAATTGCATTATCAACAAGTTGTGTCTACCTGTTTTCATTCTGCTATGTTTACTTTTTTGTAAATAAAAATTTGAGTAAGCTCTTGACGGTTAATTAA